One genomic region from Conexibacter woesei DSM 14684 encodes:
- a CDS encoding vitamin B12-dependent ribonucleotide reductase, producing the protein MAHLSQTPPTTTIDAPSGEALRISRRFTTAGVHPFDAVEWELRDARIGHGDKVSFEQRDVEFPKAWSQNATNIVSQKYFRGQLNTAARERSVRQMIGRVAGTIATWGRQRGYFATREDGDVFEAELTHILLHQLAAFNSPVWFNVGFEEQPQCSACFILSVEDTMESILGWNTKEGNIFRGGSGSGINLSNIRGSMEPLRKGGTASGPVSFMRGADSWAGTIKSGGKTRRAAKMVVLDVDHPDVQEFIWCKAKEEDKAEALRNAGFDMSIDGDGFTSIQYQNANNSVRVSDAFMQAVEKGEDWDLIARTDGSAVKTVDARELMREIAEAAWRCADPGVQYDTTINQWHTSPNSGRINASNPCSEYMHVDDSACNLASLNLMKFRRPDGTFDVANFEHAVDVVFLAQEIVVGASSYPTEGIAKNANAFRQLGLGYANLGAYLMSNGMPYDSDAGRGTAAAITALMTGRAYQRSAEIAGAVGTFERYAENREPHNAVMRMHRDASYAIPNASCDDDGLLTASRRVWDDAVELGEKNGYRNAQATVLAPTGTISFLMDCDTTGVEPDFSLVKFKELVGGGQMTIVNRTVPLALQTLGYSDEQVEQIESHINDASTIVGAPGLAAEHLPVFDVAVGERAISHMGHIKMMGAVQPFISGAISKTVNLPQTATVEDIADAYLQAWRLGVKALAIYRDGSKTAQALRTDAQQGEGAKSGGFTQEDVDKAVAEAIATATAETKPAPARRRMPRERQSLTHKFSLGGHEGYITAGLYEDGSVGEIFLTDIGKEGSTLRGMMNSFATMVSIALQYGVPLETLVRKFSYMRFEPEGMTMNPEIPFAKSMPDYIMRWLASRFLDEDVQEDLGILTPAVRARKTAQDTAMSLNGDTAGPSNGVTRHAAPAAPAAPTAGGGTVQPAAAAFTDAPPVVPARMSVGLDLGPACEQCGGMMQRTGSCYTCSSCGNNTGCG; encoded by the coding sequence ATGGCACATCTCTCGCAGACCCCCCCGACCACCACGATCGACGCACCATCCGGTGAAGCGCTGCGCATCTCTCGTCGCTTCACGACAGCCGGAGTGCATCCGTTCGACGCGGTCGAGTGGGAGCTGCGCGATGCCCGCATCGGCCACGGCGACAAGGTCTCGTTCGAGCAGCGCGACGTCGAGTTCCCGAAGGCGTGGTCGCAGAACGCGACGAACATCGTCTCGCAGAAGTACTTCCGCGGCCAGCTGAACACCGCCGCCCGTGAGCGCTCGGTCAGACAGATGATCGGCCGCGTCGCCGGCACGATCGCCACCTGGGGCCGTCAGCGCGGCTACTTCGCCACGCGCGAGGACGGCGACGTCTTCGAGGCCGAGCTGACCCACATCCTGCTCCACCAGCTGGCCGCGTTCAACTCGCCGGTCTGGTTCAACGTCGGCTTCGAGGAGCAGCCGCAGTGCTCCGCCTGCTTCATCCTCTCCGTCGAGGACACGATGGAGTCGATCCTCGGCTGGAACACCAAGGAAGGGAACATCTTCCGCGGCGGCTCCGGCTCGGGCATCAACCTCTCCAACATCCGCGGGTCGATGGAGCCCCTGAGAAAGGGCGGCACCGCTTCCGGCCCCGTCTCCTTCATGCGCGGCGCCGACTCGTGGGCCGGCACGATCAAGTCGGGCGGCAAGACCCGCCGCGCCGCGAAGATGGTCGTCCTCGACGTCGACCACCCGGACGTGCAGGAGTTCATCTGGTGCAAGGCCAAGGAGGAGGACAAGGCCGAGGCGCTGCGCAACGCGGGCTTCGACATGTCGATCGACGGTGACGGCTTCACCTCGATCCAGTACCAGAACGCGAACAACTCGGTGCGCGTCTCGGACGCGTTCATGCAGGCGGTCGAGAAGGGCGAGGACTGGGACCTGATCGCCCGCACCGACGGCAGCGCGGTCAAGACGGTCGACGCGCGCGAGCTGATGCGCGAGATCGCCGAGGCCGCCTGGCGCTGCGCCGATCCGGGCGTCCAGTACGACACGACGATCAACCAGTGGCACACGAGCCCGAACTCGGGCCGCATCAACGCGTCGAACCCGTGCTCGGAGTACATGCACGTCGACGACTCGGCCTGCAACCTCGCGTCGCTGAACCTGATGAAGTTCCGCCGTCCGGACGGCACGTTCGACGTCGCCAACTTCGAGCACGCCGTCGACGTCGTCTTCCTCGCGCAGGAGATCGTCGTCGGCGCGTCGAGCTACCCGACCGAGGGCATCGCGAAGAACGCCAACGCGTTCCGCCAGCTCGGCCTCGGCTACGCCAACCTCGGCGCCTACCTGATGTCGAACGGCATGCCGTACGACTCCGACGCCGGCCGCGGCACGGCCGCCGCGATCACCGCGCTGATGACCGGCCGCGCCTACCAGCGTTCCGCCGAGATCGCCGGCGCGGTCGGCACGTTCGAGCGCTACGCGGAGAACCGCGAGCCGCACAACGCGGTGATGCGGATGCACCGCGACGCCTCGTACGCGATCCCGAACGCCTCCTGCGACGACGACGGCCTGCTGACGGCCTCGCGCCGCGTCTGGGACGACGCCGTCGAGCTCGGCGAGAAGAACGGCTATCGCAACGCGCAGGCGACGGTGCTCGCGCCGACCGGCACGATCTCGTTCCTGATGGACTGCGACACGACCGGCGTCGAGCCGGACTTCTCGCTCGTCAAGTTCAAGGAGCTCGTCGGCGGCGGTCAGATGACGATCGTCAACCGCACCGTCCCGCTCGCGCTGCAGACGCTCGGCTACTCCGACGAGCAGGTCGAGCAGATCGAGTCGCACATCAACGACGCGAGCACGATCGTCGGTGCGCCCGGCCTCGCGGCCGAGCACCTGCCCGTCTTCGACGTGGCGGTCGGCGAGCGCGCGATCTCGCACATGGGCCACATCAAGATGATGGGCGCGGTGCAGCCGTTCATCTCCGGCGCGATCTCCAAGACGGTCAACCTGCCGCAGACGGCGACCGTCGAGGACATCGCCGACGCGTACCTGCAGGCGTGGCGCCTCGGCGTCAAGGCGCTGGCGATCTACCGCGACGGCTCCAAGACCGCGCAGGCGCTGCGGACCGACGCCCAGCAGGGCGAGGGCGCCAAGAGCGGCGGCTTCACGCAGGAGGACGTCGACAAGGCGGTCGCCGAGGCGATCGCGACGGCGACCGCCGAGACGAAGCCGGCGCCCGCGCGCAGGCGGATGCCGCGTGAGCGGCAGTCGCTGACGCACAAGTTCTCGCTCGGCGGACACGAGGGCTACATCACGGCCGGCCTCTACGAGGACGGATCGGTCGGTGAGATCTTCCTGACCGATATCGGCAAGGAGGGCTCGACCCTCCGCGGGATGATGAACTCGTTCGCGACGATGGTCTCGATCGCGCTGCAGTACGGCGTGCCGCTGGAGACGCTCGTGCGCAAGTTCAGCTACATGCGCTTCGAGCCCGAAGGCATGACGATGAACCCCGAGATCCCGTTCGCGAAGTCGATGCCGGACTACATCATGCGCTGGCTCGCCTCCCGCTTCCTCGACGAGGACGTGCAGGAGGACCTCGGGATCCTCACGCCGGCGGTGCGCGCCCGCAAGACCGCGCAGGACACGGCGATGTCGCTCAACGGCGACACCGCCGGCCCCTCCAACGGCGTCACCAGACACGCGGCGCCGGCCGCGCCCGCCGCCCCGACCGCCGGCGGCGGCACCGTCCAGCCGGCCGCGGCGGCGTTCACCGACGCGCCGCCGGTCGTCCCCGCGCGCATGAGCGTCGGGCTCGACCTCGGCCCCGCGTGCGAGCAGTGCGGCGGCATGATGCAGCGGACGGGCTCGTGCTACACGTGCTCGTCGTGCGGCAACAACACCGGCTGCGGCTGA